The following proteins are co-located in the Gavia stellata isolate bGavSte3 chromosome 36, bGavSte3.hap2, whole genome shotgun sequence genome:
- the PCBP2 gene encoding poly(rC)-binding protein 2 isoform X6 — MDTGVIEGGLNVTLTIRLLMHGKEVGSIIGKKGESVKKMREESGARINISEGNCPERIITLAGPTNAIFKAFAMIIDKLEEDISSSMTNSTAASRPPVTLRLVVPASQCGSLIGKGGCKIKEIRESTGAQVQVAGDMLPNSTERAITIAGIPQSIIECVKQICVVMLESPPKGVTIPYRPKPSSSPVIFAGGQAYTIQGQYAIPQPDLTKLHQLAMQQSHFPMSHGNTGFSAGLDASAQTTSHELTIPNDLIGCIIGRQGAKINEIRQMSGAQIKIANPVEGSTDRQVTITGSAASISLAQYLINVRLSSETGGMGSS, encoded by the exons ATGGACACCGGTGTCATTGAAGGTGGTTTAAATGTCACACTCACCATCCGACTACTTATGCATGGAAAG GAGGTGGGAAGCATCATTGGGAAG AAAGGGGAGTCTGTGAAGAAGATGCGTGAGGAG AGCGGTGCTCGCATTAACATCTCAGAAGGGAACTGCCCCGAACGGATCATCACCCTCGCTGGACCCACCAATgccattttcaaagcttttgcGATGATCATTGACAAACTGGAAGAG GACATCAGCAGCTCCATGACCAACAGTACAGCTGCCAGCCGGCCCCCGGTCACCCTCCGGCTCGTGGTACCTGCCAGCCAGTGTGGTTCCCTCATTGGAAAAGGAGGCTGCAAGATCAAAGAGATAAGAGAG AGCACGGGGGCACAGGTCCAGGTGGCAGGAGACATGCTGCCCAACTCGACCGAGCGAGCCATCACCATTGCTGGGATCCCACAGTCCATCATCGAGTGTGTCAAACAGATCTGCGTCGTCATGCTTGAG TCTCCCCCGAAGGGCGTCACCATCCCGTACCGACCCAAGCCATCCAGCTCTCCCGTCATCTTTGCAGGCGGTCAG GCCTATACCATTCAAGGACAGTATGCCATTCCACAGCCAGAT cTGACCAAGCTGCACCAGTTGGCAATGCAACAGTCACACTTTCCAATGTCTCATGGCAACACTGGATTCAGTG CAGGTTTGGATGCCTCCGCTCAAACCACCTCTCATGAACTCACCATTCCAAATGAT TTGATTGGCTGCATCATCGGGCGTCAGGGCGCCAAAATCAATGAGATCCGCCAGATGTCTGGGGCGCAGATCAAAATTGCCAATCCAGTGGAAGGATCTACTGACAGGCAGGTTACCATAACTGGATCTGCAGCGAGCATTAGCTTGGCCCAGTATCTAATTAATGTCAG GCTCTCCTCGGAGACCGGGGGCATGGGAAGCAGCTAG
- the PCBP2 gene encoding poly(rC)-binding protein 2 isoform X2 produces MDTGVIEGGLNVTLTIRLLMHGKEVGSIIGKKGESVKKMREESGARINISEGNCPERIITLAGPTNAIFKAFAMIIDKLEEDISSSMTNSTAASRPPVTLRLVVPASQCGSLIGKGGCKIKEIRESTGAQVQVAGDMLPNSTERAITIAGIPQSIIECVKQICVVMLESPPKGVTIPYRPKPSSSPVIFAGGQDRYSSGSASYPHTAPSMCLNSDLEGPPQEAYTIQGQYAIPQPDLTKLHQLAMQQSHFPMSHGNTGFSGIESSSPEVKGYWAGLDASAQTTSHELTIPNDLIGCIIGRQGAKINEIRQMSGAQIKIANPVEGSTDRQVTITGSAASISLAQYLINVRLSSETGGMGSS; encoded by the exons ATGGACACCGGTGTCATTGAAGGTGGTTTAAATGTCACACTCACCATCCGACTACTTATGCATGGAAAG GAGGTGGGAAGCATCATTGGGAAG AAAGGGGAGTCTGTGAAGAAGATGCGTGAGGAG AGCGGTGCTCGCATTAACATCTCAGAAGGGAACTGCCCCGAACGGATCATCACCCTCGCTGGACCCACCAATgccattttcaaagcttttgcGATGATCATTGACAAACTGGAAGAG GACATCAGCAGCTCCATGACCAACAGTACAGCTGCCAGCCGGCCCCCGGTCACCCTCCGGCTCGTGGTACCTGCCAGCCAGTGTGGTTCCCTCATTGGAAAAGGAGGCTGCAAGATCAAAGAGATAAGAGAG AGCACGGGGGCACAGGTCCAGGTGGCAGGAGACATGCTGCCCAACTCGACCGAGCGAGCCATCACCATTGCTGGGATCCCACAGTCCATCATCGAGTGTGTCAAACAGATCTGCGTCGTCATGCTTGAG TCTCCCCCGAAGGGCGTCACCATCCCGTACCGACCCAAGCCATCCAGCTCTCCCGTCATCTTTGCAGGCGGTCAG GACAGGTACAGCAGCGGCAGTGCGAGCTACCCCCACACCGCCCCATCCATGTGCCTCAACTCTGACTTGGAGGGACCACCTCAGGAG GCCTATACCATTCAAGGACAGTATGCCATTCCACAGCCAGAT cTGACCAAGCTGCACCAGTTGGCAATGCAACAGTCACACTTTCCAATGTCTCATGGCAACACTGGATTCAGTG GCATTGAATCCAGCTCTCCAGAGGTGAAAGGCTATTGGG CAGGTTTGGATGCCTCCGCTCAAACCACCTCTCATGAACTCACCATTCCAAATGAT TTGATTGGCTGCATCATCGGGCGTCAGGGCGCCAAAATCAATGAGATCCGCCAGATGTCTGGGGCGCAGATCAAAATTGCCAATCCAGTGGAAGGATCTACTGACAGGCAGGTTACCATAACTGGATCTGCAGCGAGCATTAGCTTGGCCCAGTATCTAATTAATGTCAG GCTCTCCTCGGAGACCGGGGGCATGGGAAGCAGCTAG
- the PCBP2 gene encoding poly(rC)-binding protein 2 isoform X5, with amino-acid sequence MDTGVIEGGLNVTLTIRLLMHGKEVGSIIGKKGESVKKMREESGARINISEGNCPERIITLAGPTNAIFKAFAMIIDKLEEDISSSMTNSTAASRPPVTLRLVVPASQCGSLIGKGGCKIKEIRESTGAQVQVAGDMLPNSTERAITIAGIPQSIIECVKQICVVMLESPPKGVTIPYRPKPSSSPVIFAGGQAYTIQGQYAIPQPDLTKLHQLAMQQSHFPMSHGNTGFSGIESSSPEVKGYWAGLDASAQTTSHELTIPNDLIGCIIGRQGAKINEIRQMSGAQIKIANPVEGSTDRQVTITGSAASISLAQYLINVRLSSETGGMGSS; translated from the exons ATGGACACCGGTGTCATTGAAGGTGGTTTAAATGTCACACTCACCATCCGACTACTTATGCATGGAAAG GAGGTGGGAAGCATCATTGGGAAG AAAGGGGAGTCTGTGAAGAAGATGCGTGAGGAG AGCGGTGCTCGCATTAACATCTCAGAAGGGAACTGCCCCGAACGGATCATCACCCTCGCTGGACCCACCAATgccattttcaaagcttttgcGATGATCATTGACAAACTGGAAGAG GACATCAGCAGCTCCATGACCAACAGTACAGCTGCCAGCCGGCCCCCGGTCACCCTCCGGCTCGTGGTACCTGCCAGCCAGTGTGGTTCCCTCATTGGAAAAGGAGGCTGCAAGATCAAAGAGATAAGAGAG AGCACGGGGGCACAGGTCCAGGTGGCAGGAGACATGCTGCCCAACTCGACCGAGCGAGCCATCACCATTGCTGGGATCCCACAGTCCATCATCGAGTGTGTCAAACAGATCTGCGTCGTCATGCTTGAG TCTCCCCCGAAGGGCGTCACCATCCCGTACCGACCCAAGCCATCCAGCTCTCCCGTCATCTTTGCAGGCGGTCAG GCCTATACCATTCAAGGACAGTATGCCATTCCACAGCCAGAT cTGACCAAGCTGCACCAGTTGGCAATGCAACAGTCACACTTTCCAATGTCTCATGGCAACACTGGATTCAGTG GCATTGAATCCAGCTCTCCAGAGGTGAAAGGCTATTGGG CAGGTTTGGATGCCTCCGCTCAAACCACCTCTCATGAACTCACCATTCCAAATGAT TTGATTGGCTGCATCATCGGGCGTCAGGGCGCCAAAATCAATGAGATCCGCCAGATGTCTGGGGCGCAGATCAAAATTGCCAATCCAGTGGAAGGATCTACTGACAGGCAGGTTACCATAACTGGATCTGCAGCGAGCATTAGCTTGGCCCAGTATCTAATTAATGTCAG GCTCTCCTCGGAGACCGGGGGCATGGGAAGCAGCTAG
- the PCBP2 gene encoding poly(rC)-binding protein 2 isoform X4 — MDTGVIEGGLNVTLTIRLLMHGKEVGSIIGKKGESVKKMREESGARINISEGNCPERIITLAGPTNAIFKAFAMIIDKLEEDISSSMTNSTAASRPPVTLRLVVPASQCGSLIGKGGCKIKEIRESTGAQVQVAGDMLPNSTERAITIAGIPQSIIECVKQICVVMLESPPKGVTIPYRPKPSSSPVIFAGGQDRYSSGSASYPHTAPSMCLNSDLEGPPQEAYTIQGQYAIPQPDLTKLHQLAMQQSHFPMSHGNTGFSAGLDASAQTTSHELTIPNDLIGCIIGRQGAKINEIRQMSGAQIKIANPVEGSTDRQVTITGSAASISLAQYLINVRLSSETGGMGSS; from the exons ATGGACACCGGTGTCATTGAAGGTGGTTTAAATGTCACACTCACCATCCGACTACTTATGCATGGAAAG GAGGTGGGAAGCATCATTGGGAAG AAAGGGGAGTCTGTGAAGAAGATGCGTGAGGAG AGCGGTGCTCGCATTAACATCTCAGAAGGGAACTGCCCCGAACGGATCATCACCCTCGCTGGACCCACCAATgccattttcaaagcttttgcGATGATCATTGACAAACTGGAAGAG GACATCAGCAGCTCCATGACCAACAGTACAGCTGCCAGCCGGCCCCCGGTCACCCTCCGGCTCGTGGTACCTGCCAGCCAGTGTGGTTCCCTCATTGGAAAAGGAGGCTGCAAGATCAAAGAGATAAGAGAG AGCACGGGGGCACAGGTCCAGGTGGCAGGAGACATGCTGCCCAACTCGACCGAGCGAGCCATCACCATTGCTGGGATCCCACAGTCCATCATCGAGTGTGTCAAACAGATCTGCGTCGTCATGCTTGAG TCTCCCCCGAAGGGCGTCACCATCCCGTACCGACCCAAGCCATCCAGCTCTCCCGTCATCTTTGCAGGCGGTCAG GACAGGTACAGCAGCGGCAGTGCGAGCTACCCCCACACCGCCCCATCCATGTGCCTCAACTCTGACTTGGAGGGACCACCTCAGGAG GCCTATACCATTCAAGGACAGTATGCCATTCCACAGCCAGAT cTGACCAAGCTGCACCAGTTGGCAATGCAACAGTCACACTTTCCAATGTCTCATGGCAACACTGGATTCAGTG CAGGTTTGGATGCCTCCGCTCAAACCACCTCTCATGAACTCACCATTCCAAATGAT TTGATTGGCTGCATCATCGGGCGTCAGGGCGCCAAAATCAATGAGATCCGCCAGATGTCTGGGGCGCAGATCAAAATTGCCAATCCAGTGGAAGGATCTACTGACAGGCAGGTTACCATAACTGGATCTGCAGCGAGCATTAGCTTGGCCCAGTATCTAATTAATGTCAG GCTCTCCTCGGAGACCGGGGGCATGGGAAGCAGCTAG
- the PCBP2 gene encoding poly(rC)-binding protein 2 isoform X3 — MDTGVIEGGLNVTLTIRLLMHGKEVGSIIGKKGESVKKMREESGARINISEGNCPERIITLAGPTNAIFKAFAMIIDKLEEDISSSMTNSTAASRPPVTLRLVVPASQCGSLIGKGGCKIKEIRESTGAQVQVAGDMLPNSTERAITIAGIPQSIIECVKQICVVMLESPPKGVTIPYRPKPSSSPVIFAGGQDRYSSGSASYPHTAPSMCLNSDLEGPPQEAYTIQGQYAIPQPDLTKLHQLAMQQSHFPMSHGNTGFSGIESSSPEVKGYWGLDASAQTTSHELTIPNDLIGCIIGRQGAKINEIRQMSGAQIKIANPVEGSTDRQVTITGSAASISLAQYLINVRLSSETGGMGSS, encoded by the exons ATGGACACCGGTGTCATTGAAGGTGGTTTAAATGTCACACTCACCATCCGACTACTTATGCATGGAAAG GAGGTGGGAAGCATCATTGGGAAG AAAGGGGAGTCTGTGAAGAAGATGCGTGAGGAG AGCGGTGCTCGCATTAACATCTCAGAAGGGAACTGCCCCGAACGGATCATCACCCTCGCTGGACCCACCAATgccattttcaaagcttttgcGATGATCATTGACAAACTGGAAGAG GACATCAGCAGCTCCATGACCAACAGTACAGCTGCCAGCCGGCCCCCGGTCACCCTCCGGCTCGTGGTACCTGCCAGCCAGTGTGGTTCCCTCATTGGAAAAGGAGGCTGCAAGATCAAAGAGATAAGAGAG AGCACGGGGGCACAGGTCCAGGTGGCAGGAGACATGCTGCCCAACTCGACCGAGCGAGCCATCACCATTGCTGGGATCCCACAGTCCATCATCGAGTGTGTCAAACAGATCTGCGTCGTCATGCTTGAG TCTCCCCCGAAGGGCGTCACCATCCCGTACCGACCCAAGCCATCCAGCTCTCCCGTCATCTTTGCAGGCGGTCAG GACAGGTACAGCAGCGGCAGTGCGAGCTACCCCCACACCGCCCCATCCATGTGCCTCAACTCTGACTTGGAGGGACCACCTCAGGAG GCCTATACCATTCAAGGACAGTATGCCATTCCACAGCCAGAT cTGACCAAGCTGCACCAGTTGGCAATGCAACAGTCACACTTTCCAATGTCTCATGGCAACACTGGATTCAGTG GCATTGAATCCAGCTCTCCAGAGGTGAAAGGCTATTGGG GTTTGGATGCCTCCGCTCAAACCACCTCTCATGAACTCACCATTCCAAATGAT TTGATTGGCTGCATCATCGGGCGTCAGGGCGCCAAAATCAATGAGATCCGCCAGATGTCTGGGGCGCAGATCAAAATTGCCAATCCAGTGGAAGGATCTACTGACAGGCAGGTTACCATAACTGGATCTGCAGCGAGCATTAGCTTGGCCCAGTATCTAATTAATGTCAG GCTCTCCTCGGAGACCGGGGGCATGGGAAGCAGCTAG
- the PCBP2 gene encoding poly(rC)-binding protein 2 isoform X1 has product MDTGVIEGGLNVTLTIRLLMHGKEVGSIIGKKGESVKKMREESGARINISEGNCPERIITLAGPTNAIFKAFAMIIDKLEEDISSSMTNSTAASRPPVTLRLVVPASQCGSLIGKGGCKIKEIRESTGAQVQVAGDMLPNSTERAITIAGIPQSIIECVKQICVVMLESPPKGVTIPYRPKPSSSPVIFAGGQDRYSSGSASYPHTAPSMCLNSDLEGPPQEATRQPLHGNELGPIPAWAAVLPAYTIQGQYAIPQPDLTKLHQLAMQQSHFPMSHGNTGFSGIESSSPEVKGYWGLDASAQTTSHELTIPNDLIGCIIGRQGAKINEIRQMSGAQIKIANPVEGSTDRQVTITGSAASISLAQYLINVRLSSETGGMGSS; this is encoded by the exons ATGGACACCGGTGTCATTGAAGGTGGTTTAAATGTCACACTCACCATCCGACTACTTATGCATGGAAAG GAGGTGGGAAGCATCATTGGGAAG AAAGGGGAGTCTGTGAAGAAGATGCGTGAGGAG AGCGGTGCTCGCATTAACATCTCAGAAGGGAACTGCCCCGAACGGATCATCACCCTCGCTGGACCCACCAATgccattttcaaagcttttgcGATGATCATTGACAAACTGGAAGAG GACATCAGCAGCTCCATGACCAACAGTACAGCTGCCAGCCGGCCCCCGGTCACCCTCCGGCTCGTGGTACCTGCCAGCCAGTGTGGTTCCCTCATTGGAAAAGGAGGCTGCAAGATCAAAGAGATAAGAGAG AGCACGGGGGCACAGGTCCAGGTGGCAGGAGACATGCTGCCCAACTCGACCGAGCGAGCCATCACCATTGCTGGGATCCCACAGTCCATCATCGAGTGTGTCAAACAGATCTGCGTCGTCATGCTTGAG TCTCCCCCGAAGGGCGTCACCATCCCGTACCGACCCAAGCCATCCAGCTCTCCCGTCATCTTTGCAGGCGGTCAG GACAGGTACAGCAGCGGCAGTGCGAGCTACCCCCACACCGCCCCATCCATGTGCCTCAACTCTGACTTGGAGGGACCACCTCAGGAG GCCACCCGGCAGCCACTGCATGGCAACGAACTTGGGCCAAttccagcctgggctgcagttcttccg GCCTATACCATTCAAGGACAGTATGCCATTCCACAGCCAGAT cTGACCAAGCTGCACCAGTTGGCAATGCAACAGTCACACTTTCCAATGTCTCATGGCAACACTGGATTCAGTG GCATTGAATCCAGCTCTCCAGAGGTGAAAGGCTATTGGG GTTTGGATGCCTCCGCTCAAACCACCTCTCATGAACTCACCATTCCAAATGAT TTGATTGGCTGCATCATCGGGCGTCAGGGCGCCAAAATCAATGAGATCCGCCAGATGTCTGGGGCGCAGATCAAAATTGCCAATCCAGTGGAAGGATCTACTGACAGGCAGGTTACCATAACTGGATCTGCAGCGAGCATTAGCTTGGCCCAGTATCTAATTAATGTCAG GCTCTCCTCGGAGACCGGGGGCATGGGAAGCAGCTAG